In Cololabis saira isolate AMF1-May2022 chromosome 1, fColSai1.1, whole genome shotgun sequence, the following proteins share a genomic window:
- the LOC133452636 gene encoding nucleoredoxin-like protein 1 gives MMVDLFLNQVLIENNSDQDELNTEREIIGILENRILLLFFASARCEKCQMFAPVLNDFFKRLKDPAYIEYPKLLALIYISLDQSEEQQERFLKEVHKKALFLAFEDPYRLELQAMFKVKEVPTVVVLRPDGSVISPNAWQDISHLGTDCFRNWQESAELIERTFVLNEEFDDLNLRSATDPVRRLKYKTEDDKRKKSWWKLWEKGKTGKDEEEKAETWDMSKKDKGTCRRR, from the exons ATGATGGTGGACCTGTTCCTGAACCAAGTTCTGATAGAAAACAATTCAGATCAAGATGAGCTCAACACAGAGCGTGAGATCATTGGGATCCTCGAAAACCGCATCTTGTTGCTGTTCTTCGCATCTGCCAGGTGTGAGAAATGCCAGATGTTTGCACCTGTTCTGAATGACTTTTTTAAGAGGCTGAAAGATCCAGCGTACATCGAATACCCCAAACTGCTAGCACTCATCTACATCAG CTTGGACCAGTCAGAGGAGCAGCAGGAAAGATTTCTGAAAGAAGTGCACAAAAAGGCTTTGTTTCTGGCCTTTGAGGACCCGTACAGACT GGAACTTCAGGCCATGTTTAAGGTGAAGGAAGTGCCAACAGTGGTGGTCCTGCGTCCTGACGGCTCCGTCATCTCCCCAAATGCTTGGCAGGACATCTCTCATCTCGGCACCGACTGTTTCCGCAACTGGCAGGAATCAGCTGAGCTCATCGAGCGGACGTTCGTGCTCAATGAGGAGTTTGATGACCTTAATCTGCGCAGTGCCACCGACCCCGTCAGGAGGCTCAAATACAAGACGGAGGACGATAAGAGGAAGAAAAGTTGGTGGAAGTTATGGGAGAAGGGAAAAACTGGAAAAGATGAAGAGGAGAAAGCTGAAACATGGGACATGAGTAAAAAGGATAAAGGAACGTGtaggaggagatga